One genomic region from Xenopus laevis strain J_2021 chromosome 2L, Xenopus_laevis_v10.1, whole genome shotgun sequence encodes:
- the ddit3.L gene encoding DNA damage inducible transcript 3 L homeolog isoform X1: MMAESLPFCGPTGTLSGWELEAWYEDLQDILWADTKGAGNLLPVVSEQEILQLETVDHSPYIWSTESPLLVDINNEDSDALEAAVQQLPSAILELINSEIQDSCNVSASPKSEDTQQPEVPELDYCSSSSVHTYTEDEEPCASQPTLKRKRSSPSRGGKVRVKEKEEENEKKVSHLLAENERLKGEIERLSKEVEQTRKALIDRMVNLKKD; this comes from the exons ATGATGGCAGAGTCTCTGCCATTCTGTGGCCCCACGGGCACTTTGTCTGGATGGGAGCTGGAAGCTTGGTATGAAGATCTTCAAGACATCTTGTGGGCTGACACAAAGGGTGCTGGAAATTTGCTCCCAGTTGTTTCAGAGcag gaGATTCTACAATTGGAAACTGTGGACCATTCTCCATACATCTGGTCGACTGAGTCTCCTTTGCTCGTGGACATTAACAATGAGGATAGTGATGCTTTAGAAGCTGCTGTACAACAGCTGCCTTCTGCCATCTTGGAACTAATAAACTCAGAAATACAAGACAGCTGTAACGTCTCTGCTTCCCCAAAGAGTGAGGATACGCAGCAGCCAGAAGTGCCTGAGCTTGATTACTGCAGTAGCTCTTCAGTACACACCTACACCGAGGACGAGGAACCTTGTGCTAGTCAGCCAAcattaaaaagaaagagaagCAGTCCATCACGAGGAGGAAAAGTACGTgtgaaagagaaggaagaggagaaTGAGAAAAAAGTGTCCCATTTGTTAGCTGAAAATGAACGACTAAAGGGAGAGATTGAACGCCTAAGTAAGGAAGTGGAGCAGACCAGGAAGGCTTTGATAGACAGGATGGTGAACCTTAAAAAGGACTAA
- the mbd6.L gene encoding methyl-CpG-binding domain protein 5, with translation MNGGSESGGGDSYGGPPTVQVPIGWQRRMEPSMVAYISPSGTVLTSIDQLRAYLVTDGTCKCGLECPLNIYKVFNFDPRAVVKRRSAEDVKAEEDMTKLCNHRRKIVALATLYKSIESTPLALQNQAAGCSPSQNFHGASTSPKMGQHPCSLDPEIFTKLMIEKAHNMPAHHMLDKPLEHKQDSCSFNPGERYPVHRPSLQPPPPRQQGTTLSESYALRNCPPTPSNGSYEVFTRAHQAISHELYSGSVTQVKSSQNRPSYSSCSQDISSLSPKSSLSSCSFAPGGAFSRTLDEPSQGPLRFFVFPEKDPLGILDSSSCKHPSPKHHILNSPPCHQSQVPTMNTHSLPEHHPGSQSSPSLPPPFSPFQRGGTLTSPSTTRSSVSSISSPAGSMEPSPQRSRHSSASSEHFPGPARSSSRSPRPVASPKRSVPQSPKAILEGLPSFGQAYLGSSSNASHALTHQSNKTAPPVSLGAAQGLLGFPLGCILGQQSNASFPASSLLTAAAKAQMASQTKPEATASSTLPNRLLNPNTLHSEAGTQESRGLPALPHSQRRDVILKRKRQRHSPCPDKSQQDSSGHFPPPPSSPSGLSKMNPPVMSKLIGSGSQSEEDMGRSKVVHPHPVAGQIVSSLQTPHSSVEESPSQSKAPGLSPSSQDLSNQLLGLVGQLVQTATEQNSGTPLPQKLPSTPIGTNTSTSTVRPNHSPVAKTTPNVVPSCVTEGINELPCSLPSSGDGFPFLGQDQVLPFPASPALLNLVLLGSLPLSLSLHQHQQILNQGLLNLLSSSLLGSTDIGLLGLQNTSLSLPSAVGDPESTALQTLLMASLLQGPLLPLGGLGLPQLDLQQNNQQQSTLLPSLMPLLDSLPTPQTDGAEKNEAPLSLPETFPDNGLQPLLFPPASSALMALNSALLAASLGAVDSSTCAGQVTEKNCISTSCTGSASVTTTTITPALSEGKLPPPEPHNPFHLQQSQAPTPARLNPLMPPLLNPLITAGLLGDLSALNANTGAHLGSLQSLLAAQALLPNQQTYLPSLFGALGMQMFQGQSLLQGQRSGSQILSGPEKEVSQSSHPEGSITPTPQTPSFCQQPSDSTLSSLRTEVSGKVQTLPLPALRLGSSFVSNTSSAFETSPNSKGSQFQGPACIDIPPDIPPDPPNTDNLSHSMDSSSTETDPEVSPFKKHCLLPDPVGPSEVPNGASPNLLPWMGPPHSSNALNLSELELPKGKERGYRFNGRARGERSYGRRPRGHRHSGSRPSFWRYNGGDVVEGEETGHSQELSQTLMGIPAFSPHWQEEDRQPREQEVEVPPQLLKRSRRGRRRGQNSQRISSRLETVPPKWTTADPANGLNTDPPVIRPNRPGRPAKNRRRRMI, from the exons ATGAATGGTGGCAGTGAGAGTGGAGGAGGAGATAGCTATGGAGGGCCCCCAACTGTTCAAGTACCAATCGGCTGGCAGAGAAGAATGGAGCCAAGCATGGTGGCATATATCAG TCCAAGTGGTACAGTTCTTACCTCTATAGATCAGTTAAGAGCCTACTTAGTGACCGATGGAACCTGTAAATGTGGCCTGGAGTGTCCTCTAAACATCTATAAG GTTTTTAACTTTGATCCAAGGGCTGTAGTGAAGCGGCGTAGTGCTGAGGATGTGAAGGCGGAGGAGGACATGACCAAACTCTGCAACCATCGTAGGAAAATTGTGGCTCTAGCTACTTTATATAAGAGTATTGAGAGTACTCCACTTGCACTACAGAACCAAGCTGCAG GATGTAGCCCCAGTCAGAACTTTCATGGAGCATCCACAAGCCCAAAGATGGGACAGCATCCCTGCTCCTTGGATCCTGAAATCTTCACCAAACTTATGATTGAAAAGGCCCACAACATGCCTGCCCATCACATGTTGGATAAaccgctggaacacaaacaggATTCCTGTTCTTTTAACCCTGGGGAACGGTACCCTGTTCATCGACCAAGCTTACAGCCTCCTCCACCCAGGCAGCAAGGGACTACTCTTAGTGAGTCTTATGCCTTAAGGAACTGTCCGCCAACACCATCAAATGGTAGCTACGAGGTGTTTACTAGGGCTCACCAAGCCATATCCCATGAGCTTTACTCTGGCTCTGTTACACAAGTTAAGTCTTCCCAGAACCGGCCTTCATACTCCTCATGCAGTCAGGATATTTCAAGCCTGTCTCCGAAGTCATCACTTAGCTCTTGTAGTTTTGCACCAGGTGGGGCTTTCTCCCGGACTCTGGATGAGCCTTCTCAGGGCCCTCTGCGCTTTTTTGTCTTTCCTGAGAAAGATCCACTGGGTATTTTAGACTCTAGCAGCTGCAAACACCCCAGTCCAAAGCACCACATATTAAACTCACCACCTTGTCACCAGTCTCAGGTCCCCACAATGAATACTCATTCTCTTCCTGAACACCATCCTGGCAGCCAGTCCTCTCCATCGCTACCCCCTCCTTTCTCTCCTTTCCAAAGGGGAGGTACATTGACTTCTCCTTCCACCACTAGGTCTTCAGTATCCTCTATCTCATCCCCAGCTGGCAGTATGGAACCATCCCCTCAACGTTCTCGACACTCCTCTGCCTCCTCTGAGCACTTCCCAGGCCCTGCTAGGTCAAGTTCCAGGTCTCCTAGGCCTGTTGCCTCTCCTAAACGCTCTGTACCCCAGAGTCCAAAAGCAATACTTGAAGGCCTCCCTTCATTTGGGCAGGCCTATTTGGGATCTTCTTCAAATGCCAGCCATGCCTTAACCCACCAAAGCAATAAAACAGCACCACCTGTGTCTTTGGGAGCAGCGCAAGGCCTACTTGGCTTTCCTCTTGGGTGCATTTTGGGCCAGCAAAGCAATGCCTCCTTCCCAGCCAGCAGTCTCCTCACAGCAGCTGCAAAGGCTCAAATGGCAAGTCAAACCAAACCAGAAGCCACAGCCTCTAGCACTTTACCCAATCGTTTGTTAAATCCCAACACCTTACATTCTGAAGCTGGCACGCAAGAAAGCCGGGGGCTTCCAGCCTTGCCTCACTCCCAGAGAAGAGATgtaatattgaaaagaaaaagacagaGACATTCTCCGTGTCCTGACAAGAGTCAACAGGATTCCAGTGGCCATTTTCCTCCTCCTCCTAGTAGTCCTAGTGGACTCTCTAAAATGAACCCTCCTGTTATGTCAAAGCTGATAGGAAGTGGGAGTCAGTCTGAGGAAGACATGGGAAGATCCAAAGTTGTACATCCGCACCCAGTAGCTGGTCAAATTGTTTCTTCTCTTCAGACACCTCACTCATCAGTTGAGGAGTCCCCAAGCCAAAGTAAAGCTCCTGgcctgtctccatcttcccaGGATCTTAGCAACCAGCTTCTTGGCCTTGTAGGACAACTAGTTCAAACAGCTACAGAGCAGAACTCAGGGACGCCATTACCACAGAAATTACCTTCAACACCCATTGGGACAAATACAT CAACTTCAACTGTACGACCCAACCATTCTCCTGTAGCAAAGACTACTCCTAATGTGGTGCCGAGCTGTGTGACAGAAGGAATTAATGAGCTGCCTTGTTCCTTGCCTTCATCTGGGGATGGCTTTCCCTTTCTGGGTCAGGATCAAGTACTGCCGTTTCCTGCATCTCCTGCTCTATTAAACCTAGTGCTGCTGGGGTCTTTACCACTTTCCCTTAGTTTACATCAACACCAACAAATTCTGAACCAAGGTTTGCTAAATTTACTGTCATCATCTTTGCTTGGAAGTACAGATATTGGACTTTTAGGCCTTCAGAATACATCTCTGTCATTGCCCTCTGCAGTGGGGGACCCTGAATCTACTGCTTTGCAGACTTTACTGATGGCGTCTCTCCTGCAAGGTCCTCTTTTACCACTAGGAGGACTAGGGCTACCACAGCTTGATCTTCAACAAAACAACCAACAACAAAGCACCCTTTTGCCATCTCTCATGCCCCTGTTGGACTCATTACCTACTCCACAAACTGACGGAGCTGAGAAAAATGAAGCACCCCTGTCCTTACCTGAAACTTTCCCTGATAATGGTCTCCAACCACTGCTCTTCCCACCTGCATCATCTGCTCTGATGGCTCTAAACTCTGCACTTCTCGCTGCCAGTCTTGGGGCTGTGGACTCCTCCACTTGCGCTGGACAGGTAACTGAAAAG AACTGCATCAGTACCTCCTGCACTGGGTCTGCCTCTGTTACTACAACCACTATTACACCTGCCTTATCAGAGGGGAAACTCCCTCCACCTGAACCACACAACCCCTTCCACCTCCAGCAGTCACAAGCACCAACACCTGCCAGACTCAACCCACTGATGCCACCTCTTCTCAATCCACTCATCACTGCTGGTTTATTAG gggACCTATCTGCACTGAATGCAAATACTGGTGCCCACTTAGGAAGCCTCCAATCTCTGCTGGCTGCTCAGGCCTTACTCCCAAACCAGCAGACATATCTTCCCTCCCTCTTTGGAGCTCTGGGAATGCAGATGTTCCAAGGGCAATCCCTTCTGCAAGGACAACGCAGTGGCTCTCAG ATACTGTCTGGACCAGAAAAAGAAGTCAGCCAGTCTTCTCACCCTGAGGGCTCTATTACTCCCACACCCCAAACACCATCTTTTTGTCAGCAGCCTTCTGACTCTACCTTGTCCTCTCTAAGAACAGAAGTGTCTGGAAAAGTACAGACGTTACCACTTCCTGCCTTGAGGCTTGGTTCTTCTTTTGTCTCCAACACCTCAAGTGCCTTTGAAACCAGCCCCAATTCCAAAGGCTCCCAGTTCCAGGGACCAGCATGCATAGACATCCCTCCTGACATACCACCTGACCCCCCAAATACAGATAATTTATCCCACTCTATGGATTCTTCTTCTACTGAGACAGATCCAGAAGTATCTCCTTTCAAAAAACACTGTCTGCTACCTGATCCAGTAGGTCCCTCTGAAGTCCCCAATGGAGCTTCCCCTAACCTTCTCCCATGGATGGGTCCTCCCCATTCATCCAACGCCTTAAATCTGTCTGAGCTGGAGCTCCCCAAGGGAAAGGAACGTGGCTATAGGTTCAATGGACGAGCCAGAGGAGAGAGGTCATATGGCCGCCGACCTCGAGGGCATAGACATTCTGGATCCCGGCCCTCCTTTTGGAGATATAATGGAGGTGATGTGGTTGAGGGAGAAGAAACAGGGCATAGCCAGGAACTATCACAGACACTGATGGGAATCCCTGCTTTTAGCCCTCACTGGCAGGAAGAGGATAGACAGCCTCGGGAGCAGGAGGTGGAG GTGCCACCCCAGCTGCTGAAACGCTCCCGCAGAGGAAGGAGGAGGGGCCAAAA